A window from Symbiopectobacterium purcellii encodes these proteins:
- the tssH gene encoding type VI secretion system ATPase TssH — translation MIRIELTTLVERLNPVCRHMLEQAAALCIQHQGAEIRIEHLLMNMLDTPLCDVREICKRADVDVQALRAQLQPAVADSDFVAAGYPSFSPLLVEWLQDSWLLASAEFQHSHLRSGVLLMVLLMMPNRYLSAAASRPLAHINRELLRQQFDEWVKASSETAVAVNGSATTEQAAAVSTQLGRYTQNVTEAARQGQLDPVLCRDREIDVMIDILSRRRKNNPMVVGEAGVGKSALIEGLALRIVAGLVPERLRNVELLTLDLGAMQAGASVKGEFEKRFKGVMQEVKDSPQPIILFIDEAHTLIGAGNQAGGLDVSNLLKPALARGELRTIAATTCSEYKKYVEKDAALSRRFQRVNVGEPSADESAVILRGLRAIYENAHGVLIDEDALHAAAHLSARYISGRQLPDKAIDVLDTACARVAINLTTPPRAVSQLQTRLHQQEMEIAQLERQRRIGLGDTVERLATLRAECETCVAELAQRENDWQQQKHHVERIIALRTALLADALPDVELPDNLEAMADELAASERELEALQQASVLVSPHVDKTQIAAVIAEWTGVPLNRISQGEMEVVTRLPEFLGETIKGQTLAIAHLHKHLLTARADLRRPGRPLGAFLLVGPSGVGKTETVLQIADLLFGGRHYLTTINMSEYQEKHTVSRLIGSPPGYVGFGEGGVLTEAIRQKPYSVVLLDEVEKAHPDVLNLFYQAFDKGELADGEGRVIDCRNVVFFLTSNLGYQTIVNYAGYASLDEQDARANALLDALYPELAAFFKPALLARMEVIPYLPLDHATMVAIVHGKLARLVSLLQQRFGAETVIDEAVPEAILRLANRSENGARMLESVIDGALLPPVSLQLLQRLSAGEPVRRVHFHVKDDQFQSEVEG, via the coding sequence GTGATTCGAATCGAACTGACTACGCTGGTTGAACGTCTCAACCCTGTGTGTCGCCATATGCTGGAACAAGCGGCGGCGCTCTGCATACAGCATCAGGGCGCGGAAATCCGCATCGAGCACCTGTTGATGAATATGCTGGATACGCCGCTGTGCGACGTGCGCGAGATTTGCAAACGCGCAGATGTGGATGTGCAGGCCCTCCGCGCCCAGCTCCAGCCCGCGGTTGCAGACAGTGATTTTGTAGCGGCGGGTTATCCCTCGTTTTCACCGCTGTTGGTCGAGTGGTTGCAAGATAGCTGGTTACTGGCATCGGCCGAGTTTCAGCACAGCCATCTGCGAAGCGGCGTGCTGCTCATGGTGCTGCTGATGATGCCAAACCGCTATCTGTCGGCAGCCGCATCGCGCCCGCTGGCACACATCAACCGTGAACTGCTGCGCCAGCAGTTTGATGAGTGGGTGAAAGCGTCATCGGAAACTGCGGTAGCGGTAAATGGCAGCGCCACCACAGAGCAAGCGGCTGCGGTGAGCACTCAGCTTGGACGCTATACCCAGAATGTGACTGAAGCTGCGCGTCAAGGGCAGCTCGATCCGGTGCTGTGCCGCGATCGTGAAATCGATGTGATGATCGATATCCTGTCTCGCCGCCGTAAAAACAACCCGATGGTGGTTGGGGAGGCGGGCGTGGGGAAAAGTGCGCTGATTGAGGGGTTGGCCTTGCGCATCGTTGCCGGATTGGTGCCGGAGCGGTTGCGTAACGTGGAACTGCTGACCCTGGATCTCGGGGCGATGCAGGCCGGCGCATCGGTAAAAGGTGAATTTGAGAAGCGTTTCAAAGGGGTGATGCAGGAGGTCAAAGACTCTCCCCAGCCCATCATTCTGTTTATTGATGAGGCGCATACCCTGATCGGTGCTGGCAACCAGGCTGGCGGGTTGGATGTTTCCAACCTGCTGAAACCGGCGCTGGCGCGCGGAGAATTGCGCACCATTGCCGCGACCACCTGTAGCGAATACAAAAAGTACGTAGAGAAAGATGCTGCGCTGTCGCGCCGTTTCCAACGGGTCAACGTGGGGGAACCGAGTGCGGATGAAAGCGCCGTTATCCTGCGTGGGTTACGTGCCATTTATGAAAACGCCCATGGGGTGCTGATTGATGAGGACGCGCTGCATGCGGCAGCACACCTCTCCGCGCGCTATATCTCCGGTCGTCAACTGCCGGATAAAGCGATTGATGTGCTGGATACCGCCTGTGCGCGGGTTGCCATCAACCTCACTACGCCCCCCCGAGCTGTCAGCCAGTTACAGACGCGTCTGCATCAGCAGGAGATGGAGATCGCACAACTGGAACGCCAGCGTCGCATAGGACTGGGTGACACCGTTGAACGACTGGCGACATTGCGCGCCGAGTGTGAAACCTGTGTCGCAGAACTGGCGCAACGGGAGAATGACTGGCAGCAGCAGAAGCATCATGTAGAGCGCATTATCGCCTTGCGCACTGCACTGCTGGCCGATGCGCTTCCCGACGTTGAACTACCGGATAATCTCGAGGCGATGGCCGATGAGTTAGCAGCCAGCGAGCGTGAATTGGAAGCACTCCAGCAGGCGTCTGTATTGGTGTCACCCCACGTGGATAAAACCCAGATTGCCGCCGTGATCGCCGAGTGGACCGGGGTGCCGCTCAATCGGATTTCACAAGGGGAAATGGAGGTCGTCACTCGTCTGCCTGAGTTCCTGGGCGAAACGATTAAAGGTCAAACCTTGGCCATCGCACACCTGCACAAGCATCTGTTGACGGCGCGAGCCGATCTGCGTCGTCCCGGCCGACCGTTGGGCGCTTTCCTGCTGGTTGGGCCGAGCGGCGTTGGGAAAACGGAAACGGTGTTGCAGATTGCCGATCTGCTGTTCGGCGGACGCCATTATCTGACCACCATCAACATGTCGGAATATCAGGAAAAACACACGGTATCGCGTCTGATTGGTTCACCGCCGGGCTACGTGGGGTTTGGTGAAGGCGGTGTGTTGACAGAGGCCATTCGTCAGAAACCTTACTCCGTGGTCCTGCTGGACGAAGTGGAAAAAGCCCATCCGGACGTACTTAACCTGTTCTACCAGGCGTTTGATAAAGGTGAATTGGCCGATGGTGAAGGGCGGGTTATCGACTGCCGTAACGTGGTGTTTTTCCTTACGTCTAACCTCGGTTATCAAACCATTGTTAACTATGCGGGCTATGCATCGCTGGATGAGCAGGATGCACGCGCGAATGCGCTGCTGGATGCGCTCTATCCTGAACTGGCGGCATTTTTCAAACCAGCGCTATTAGCGCGTATGGAGGTCATTCCCTACCTGCCGTTGGATCATGCCACGATGGTCGCCATCGTTCACGGCAAGTTGGCGCGCTTGGTGTCACTGCTGCAACAGCGTTTTGGTGCCGAAACCGTGATCGATGAGGCGGTGCCGGAGGCGATCCTGCGTCTGGCAAACCGCAGTGAAAACGGGGCGCGGATGCTGGAATCGGTGATTGATGGCGCGTTGCTGCCGCCGGTTTCATTGCAACTGCTGCAACGCCTTTCCGCGGGCGAGCCGGTTCGTCGGGTGCATTTCCATGTGAAAGATGACCAGTTCCAGTCTGAGGTGGAGGGCTGA
- a CDS encoding sigma-54 interaction domain-containing protein: MQRALDLALALTQTRDEATLRDWLLETIQRVWQPQGVLLGMLDVSGRQLTCYGRVLDAPVSLQLAVDDFSHPLAYVLHKNQVRTWDSLYGGARIEHHDFRQMLCRVGTACGLHALPLSAENGKPLAVLALLDSSERLFALHHSGEGVRLGHVFCCQLMLLRQLAITQREQTALRDSLRQIKDEDVHRRDREKQVEATLIGQSAATKALHTQIYQAAHHRLSVLILGETGVGKDVVARLLHQCSERADKPYVAINCAAIPENLVESELFGYEKGAFSGAQSNKVGLVAQANGGTLFLDEVGDMSPLMQAKLLRVLETHRFRPLGAGKESHSDFRLIAATHQPLEQRVAEGTFRQDLYHRLCQCLMQIAPLRERPDDISLLSEHFIGRISLQQQKRVGPLHRALLRQLVGYDFPGNVRELRNLLEIACAHTPEGETVTLAALPQEVRDRMAGSAEETKTHFQEIHDLRVATQQYEAAVIKARMSQFHGNRLLVAESLNIPKCQKLEVN; the protein is encoded by the coding sequence ATGCAGCGAGCCCTCGATCTGGCGCTGGCGTTAACGCAAACCCGAGACGAAGCGACGCTGCGTGACTGGCTGCTGGAGACCATTCAGCGCGTCTGGCAACCTCAGGGTGTGTTGTTGGGCATGCTGGATGTCAGCGGTCGACAACTGACCTGCTACGGGCGCGTCCTCGATGCACCGGTATCGTTACAACTGGCGGTCGATGATTTTAGCCACCCACTGGCCTATGTATTGCACAAGAATCAGGTGCGTACCTGGGATTCACTGTACGGTGGCGCGCGTATCGAGCATCACGATTTTCGTCAAATGTTGTGCCGTGTTGGCACGGCCTGCGGGCTGCATGCGCTGCCGCTGTCGGCTGAAAATGGCAAGCCGCTGGCGGTGTTGGCGCTGCTGGATTCTTCTGAGCGCCTGTTCGCGCTGCATCACAGCGGTGAGGGGGTGCGCCTTGGGCATGTGTTCTGCTGTCAACTGATGCTGCTACGTCAGTTAGCCATTACCCAGCGTGAACAGACGGCGCTACGCGATTCACTGCGTCAAATCAAAGATGAAGACGTGCATCGCCGCGATCGGGAAAAGCAGGTTGAAGCGACGCTCATCGGTCAGTCTGCTGCCACCAAGGCACTGCACACGCAGATCTATCAGGCGGCGCATCATCGCCTCTCGGTATTGATACTCGGTGAAACCGGCGTAGGCAAGGACGTGGTAGCGCGCTTGTTGCACCAGTGTTCTGAGCGCGCGGATAAGCCTTACGTCGCGATCAACTGTGCGGCGATCCCAGAGAATCTGGTGGAAAGTGAGCTGTTCGGCTACGAAAAAGGTGCGTTTTCCGGGGCGCAGAGCAACAAGGTGGGGCTGGTGGCACAGGCTAACGGCGGTACGCTGTTTCTCGATGAAGTGGGCGATATGTCACCGTTGATGCAGGCCAAGCTGTTGCGCGTGCTGGAAACACACCGTTTCCGGCCGCTCGGTGCGGGCAAGGAGAGCCATTCTGATTTTCGCTTGATTGCGGCGACGCACCAACCGTTGGAGCAGCGCGTGGCAGAAGGCACCTTCCGTCAGGATCTCTACCATCGCCTGTGTCAATGCCTGATGCAGATCGCGCCGCTGCGTGAACGTCCGGATGATATCAGTCTGTTAAGCGAACACTTTATCGGACGGATTTCCCTCCAGCAGCAGAAGCGTGTCGGGCCGTTGCACCGCGCTCTGTTACGCCAACTGGTGGGGTATGACTTCCCTGGCAATGTGCGTGAATTGCGAAACCTGCTGGAGATTGCCTGCGCGCATACGCCGGAAGGGGAAACGGTGACGTTGGCGGCCTTGCCACAAGAGGTTCGCGACCGCATGGCGGGAAGTGCAGAGGAAACGAAAACGCATTTTCAGGAGATCCACGATCTGCGTGTTGCTACCCAGCAATATGAGGCCGCGGTGATCAAAGCACGTATGAGCCAGTTTCATGGCAACCGCCTGCTGGTGGCGGAGAGCCTCAATATTCCTAAATGTCAGAAGCTGGAGGTGAATTGA
- the vasI gene encoding type VI secretion system-associated protein VasI: MLLSALPLLLATAGTPELAWLTLWEQCRSETSSQVRLACYDALSREGERVRTMSPAAQSTAFQLRREENSGDMTLTRPLAEGNQLVVSCTSNITYLRLTLATPWEGETVSAQLDGIRSADNWFVRNHGRLLEYGRGLPAIDALKRWIGHQHAVLIDASGKPLRIDLTGLTEALMPLRQQCHW, translated from the coding sequence ATGCTACTGAGCGCATTACCGCTGCTGTTAGCGACGGCGGGTACGCCCGAACTGGCCTGGCTGACATTGTGGGAACAGTGTCGCAGTGAAACTTCATCACAAGTACGACTGGCCTGTTATGACGCACTCAGCCGCGAAGGGGAGCGCGTGCGGACGATGTCGCCTGCGGCGCAAAGCACTGCCTTCCAGTTACGGCGTGAAGAAAACAGTGGCGACATGACCTTAACGCGCCCGCTGGCGGAGGGTAATCAACTGGTGGTGAGCTGCACCAGTAACATCACGTACCTGCGGCTGACGCTGGCAACGCCCTGGGAGGGCGAGACGGTTAGCGCACAGCTGGACGGAATCCGCAGCGCGGACAACTGGTTTGTACGCAACCATGGACGGCTGCTGGAGTATGGACGCGGTTTACCGGCGATCGATGCCCTTAAACGCTGGATAGGACATCAGCACGCCGTGTTGATCGATGCCAGCGGCAAACCGCTGCGCATTGACCTCACCGGGCTTACGGAGGCGCTGATGCCGTTGCGTCAGCAGTGTCACTGGTGA
- the tssA gene encoding type VI secretion system protein TssA produces MHTHPWATRLLTPLSDDRLRAAVAADDPIWEQVENELVKLGSLAHSQVDLNVVAGQCLLLLETRTKDMRVLAQLLRCLQHPAKATPFTSALTLLDAWLTHYWHVAWPASPVQKQKVMIQIVRRFESVLPRAVENASASEVELLERQALALSERWCQLASDKAALTDELVGSISRVRQRQQVQAQTDREVAPVSTSPPDVASFSAAVPAPASIVEINASDERGLRQTQLNVAALLVERQPDAPVGYRLRRNAVWSGITTPPISTQGNKTQLAPVSPDRVDEYQSALTQADHSLWQRVEQSLVLAPYWFDGHMISAAVATHLGHTAVAHAIADELSVFLQRVPELQALAFSDGSPFLTGKCSQWLQSSQPARGAGRGQAGLATEVANCRDEKDINAALALIDDRMRHLKSPRDRFYAELVLADLLMDEGMKALAAQHYQHLWQTCQRLGLMHWEPEMVDRMERLAAIRQR; encoded by the coding sequence ATGCATACCCATCCGTGGGCCACACGCCTGCTGACGCCGCTGTCGGACGATCGCTTACGCGCCGCTGTGGCGGCAGACGATCCCATATGGGAACAGGTGGAAAACGAACTGGTCAAGCTGGGATCGCTGGCGCACAGCCAGGTAGATCTCAACGTGGTAGCGGGACAATGCCTGCTGCTGTTGGAAACGCGCACCAAGGATATGCGGGTGCTGGCGCAGTTGTTGCGCTGTTTGCAGCACCCCGCGAAGGCGACGCCATTCACCAGCGCGTTGACGTTGTTGGATGCCTGGCTGACGCACTACTGGCACGTTGCCTGGCCAGCCAGCCCGGTGCAGAAACAGAAAGTGATGATTCAGATTGTGCGCCGCTTCGAGAGCGTACTGCCACGCGCTGTGGAAAACGCTTCTGCCAGCGAAGTGGAATTGTTGGAGCGTCAGGCGCTGGCGTTGTCAGAACGCTGGTGTCAGCTCGCGAGCGATAAAGCGGCACTGACGGATGAACTGGTCGGCAGTATCAGCCGTGTGCGGCAGCGCCAGCAAGTACAAGCTCAGACCGATCGTGAAGTTGCGCCCGTCTCCACATCGCCTCCTGACGTCGCCTCTTTCAGCGCCGCGGTGCCAGCACCGGCCAGCATTGTAGAGATCAATGCTTCTGATGAACGTGGCTTGCGTCAGACACAGCTCAATGTCGCGGCGCTGCTGGTTGAGCGCCAACCGGATGCACCCGTCGGCTACCGGTTGCGGCGCAATGCCGTGTGGTCTGGTATTACCACACCGCCGATAAGTACGCAGGGGAATAAAACCCAATTGGCGCCGGTATCGCCGGATCGGGTGGATGAATACCAGAGCGCGCTGACGCAAGCGGATCACAGCCTGTGGCAGCGCGTCGAACAGAGTCTGGTGCTGGCACCTTACTGGTTTGACGGACATATGATCTCCGCTGCGGTCGCGACCCACCTCGGGCATACCGCCGTTGCCCACGCTATTGCTGATGAGCTATCTGTCTTTCTCCAACGGGTGCCGGAATTGCAGGCGCTGGCGTTCAGTGATGGTTCGCCCTTTCTAACCGGGAAATGTAGCCAATGGTTGCAATCCAGTCAGCCAGCACGCGGTGCCGGCAGGGGGCAAGCGGGGTTGGCAACGGAAGTCGCCAACTGTCGCGACGAAAAGGACATCAATGCGGCGCTGGCGCTGATCGATGACCGAATGCGTCACCTGAAATCACCGCGCGATCGCTTTTATGCTGAGTTGGTGCTGGCGGATTTACTGATGGACGAGGGCATGAAGGCGCTGGCTGCCCAGCACTATCAGCATCTGTGGCAGACCTGTCAGCGTCTGGGCCTGATGCACTGGGAGCCAGAAATGGTGGACCGTATGGAACGGTTGGCTGCGATCCGCCAACGATAA